One Littorina saxatilis isolate snail1 linkage group LG1, US_GU_Lsax_2.0, whole genome shotgun sequence genomic window carries:
- the LOC138959437 gene encoding conodipine-P3-like — MVRIASLAVLLCAAVVTVKGDVCATHANGCSIPFGWTFFYKTLFTTACNRHDVCYGCGATHGLSKASCDSAFLRDMDAACHASGRRRSIQQRSVCTTTAQDVYYAAVHYFGSSHFSGPGHTASYCSQSWVRSCLP; from the exons ATGGTCCGAATCGCGTCCCTAGCGGTGTTGCTGTGCGCGGCGGTGGTGACGGTGAAGGGCGACGTGTGCGCCACTCACGCTAACGGCTGCAGCATCCCCTTTGGCTGGACCTTCTTCTACAAGACTCTCTTCACCACCGCCTGCAACCGCCATGACGTCTGCTATGGATGT GGGGCTACGCACGGACTGAGCAAAGCGAGCTGTGACTCGGCCTTCCTGAGGGACATGGACGCTGCCTGTCACGCCTCTGGACGCAGGCGGTCAATCCAGCAACGCAGCGTGTGCACCACCACCGCCCAAGACGTCTACTACGCCGCCGTCCACTACTTCGGCAGCTCTCACTTCTCAGGCCCCGGACACACGGCGTCCTACTGCTCGCAGTCGTGGGTCCGCTCTTGTTTGCCGTAA
- the LOC138959524 gene encoding uncharacterized protein, giving the protein MTFMLTLTLTLVSVLLTGAQPHTSSDLCTSHGSGCRAPFGLDTAYESLFRPICSVHDVCYSCGADSGLSKGDCDQALRVNMHAACAPLRDPALCRFQADNVWALQTRVVGSNFFHSPKHTAPWCIEHGITDCLPSPATTQASATAAFSGTS; this is encoded by the exons ATGACCTTCATGTTGACCTTAACCTTGACCTTGGTCTCGGTGCTGCTGACAGGAGCTCAACCGCACACCTCCAGTGACCTCTGCACATCACATGGGTCGGGGTGTCGGGCGCCGTTCGGCCTTGACACTGCGTATGAAAGCCTCTTCCGACCCATATGCAGTGTGCACGACGTCTGCTATTCCTGT GGAGCGGATTCGGGGCTGAGCAAGGGCGATTGTGACCAGGCTCTGAGGGTCAACATGCACGCTGCCTGCGCCCCGCTGAGAGACCCCGCCCTGTGTCGCTTCCAGGCGGACAACGTGTGGGCCCTCCAGACCCGGGTGGTCGGATCCAACTTCTTCCACAGCCCCAAGCACACCGCGCCCTGGTGCATCGAACACGGCATCACTGACTGTCTGCCCTCCCCCGCCACCACCCAGGCATCTGCTACTGCGGCTTTCTCTGGCACTTCTTAG